Part of the Geoalkalibacter ferrihydriticus DSM 17813 genome is shown below.
CGTCATTCCCAGGCGTTTTTCAAGTTGCTGCAAGTGGTCGCATGCCGAGTCCGCGTCGATATTCTGCACGGCGACGATGTCGGGGCACCCTTCGGCAATCACCTCGGCAACGCGCCCAGGATCGCTGCGGCCATCGCTGCCACGACAGGAACCGACCTGGTAAGTCATGATGCGAACACGGCTCACAGACATTCTTCGCTGACTCCCCCTGGTAAGCAGGCACGCCGAGGCATTTTTTCGGAAAATCAGGACACGGACAAGCACCTGAAATTATAGATTATAATTGATTGAGAGTAAAAGGCCAGAGGTTCAGGTGTCTTGTTGAGAAATTATGACAAAAAAGGCGGATCGCCGCTGAAGGGATCCGCCTTGGGTGACTGGAACATGAAATCAGGGGGTGCTTTTGAGGGTAAGTTTATTCATGAGGTCGCCGGCTTGGATTTTCTCGACCACGTCCATTCCCTCCACGACTTGGCCAAAAATGGTGTAGTCTCCGTCCAGATGAGGCTGGGGACCCAGGCAGATATAGAATTGAGAACCCGAGGAACGCCGCTCTGGGTTGACGCGGTCGCCCTTGCGCGCGGTAGCGACGGCACCGGAGCGATGCTTGAGACTCGCATGAATTTCTGCCGGCAGGTCGTAGCCGGGGCCACCCGTGCCGTTGCCCAGAGGGTCGCCCCCTTGGACGACAAAGCCCGGCACCACGCGATGAAAACTCAGTCCGTCGTAAAATCCTTCCTCCACAAGCTTGCGAAAATTCGCCACGGTCTTCGGTGCCTTGTCCGCGTAAAGCTCAATGTGGATGTCTCCCCGATCGGTATTGATCACGGCGATCTCGCCGGCCGACGCCGGCATGACAAAAATCATCAGTAGCAACAAAGCGGCAAACAGTTGGCGCATGAAAGCTCCTTTTCTTGTCGAGTTTAAACGTTTTCAGCCTTGAGATCGCGCGCCATGAGGTCGATGACGGCCTGCCGCGGATCCTTGTCTTCATAAAGAATAAGATACATCTGTTCGGTAATGGGCACCTCAACACCAAGTTTTTGCGCCAGACGATAGGTCGCAAGGCTGGTTTTGACGCCTTCGGCCACCATCTTCATGCCGGAGAGAATTTCCTTAAGCTTGCGTCCGCGCCCCAGTTCGATGCCGACGCTGCGGTTACGCGAAAGATCGCCGGTACAGGTCAAAACCAAATCCCCCATCCCGGCCAATCCGGCAAAAGTAGCCGCCTGCGCACCCTTGGCCAGACCCAGGCGCGTCATTTCGGCCAATCCTCGGGTAATCAGCGCCGCGCGACTGTTATAGCCGAAGCCCAACCCGTCGGAGACCCCGGCAGCCAGGGCGATGACGTTTTTCAGGGCACCGCCGAGTTCGACCCCCATGATATCGGTATTGGTGTAGGTGCGAAAAGTATCGGTGCTGACCACCTCCTGCACCAGACGGGCGGTTTCCAGAT
Proteins encoded:
- a CDS encoding peptidylprolyl isomerase yields the protein MRQLFAALLLLMIFVMPASAGEIAVINTDRGDIHIELYADKAPKTVANFRKLVEEGFYDGLSFHRVVPGFVVQGGDPLGNGTGGPGYDLPAEIHASLKHRSGAVATARKGDRVNPERRSSGSQFYICLGPQPHLDGDYTIFGQVVEGMDVVEKIQAGDLMNKLTLKSTP
- a CDS encoding NAD(P)H-dependent glycerol-3-phosphate dehydrogenase is translated as MKIGVIGAGSWGTTLADLLARKGYAVTLWAYEADLVARMTQNRENDLFLPKVELAANLSFSADLAQTVTGKDLLLLVPPSQVMHALMLQAGPHISPGTLVVSASKGIETETLRTMSEVLEETLPRALHSRLTFLSGPSFAKEVAAGMPTAVVVAGRDLETARLVQEVVSTDTFRTYTNTDIMGVELGGALKNVIALAAGVSDGLGFGYNSRAALITRGLAEMTRLGLAKGAQAATFAGLAGMGDLVLTCTGDLSRNRSVGIELGRGRKLKEILSGMKMVAEGVKTSLATYRLAQKLGVEVPITEQMYLILYEDKDPRQAVIDLMARDLKAENV